The DNA window AGAGTATGGACGCCAAAGTCATTTCCAAGGCTAAGCTCCCTAGCCGCCATGTGACCGTCGGTCCGGCGCGTGCGCCGCACCGTTCCTATCTCTATGCGATGGGCTTGTCGGCGGCCGAGATCGCGCAGCCGCTGGTCGGCGTCGCGTCCTGCTGGAACGAGGCGGCGCCCTGCAACATTTCGCTGATGCGTCAAGCGCAGGTGGTCAAGAAGGGGGTAGCTGCCGCCAGCGGCACGCCGCGCGAATTCTGCACCATCACCGTCACCGACGGCATCGCCATGGGCCACCAGGGCATGAAATCGTCGCTGGTGTCACGCGAGGTCATCGCCGATTCTGGTCGAGCTCACCATGCGCGGCCATTGCTACGACGCGCTGGTTGGGCTGGCCGGCTGCGACAAGTCGCTGCCCGGCATGATGATGGCCATGGTGCGTCTCAACGTGCCGTCGATCTTCATCTATGGCGGCTCGATCCTGCCCGGCAGCTATCGCGGCCGCCAGATCACCGTGCAGGACGTGTTCGAGGCGGTCGGCCAGCACTCGGTCGGCACGATCGACGATGCCGAACTGCTTGAGATCGAGCAGGCCGCCTGTCCTTCGGCCGGCTCCTGCGGCGCCCAGTTCACCGCCAACACCATGGCCACCGTCGCCGAGGCGATCGGCCTGGCGCTGCCCTATTCCTGCGGCGCGCCGGCACCTTACGAGATGCGCGACCGTTTCAATTTCGCCTCGGGCGAAAAGATCATGGAACTGATCGCGAAAAATATCCGGCCGCGCGACATCGTCACGCTGAAGGCGCTGGAAAACGCGGCGACCGTGGTGTCGGCAACCGGCGGCTCGACCAACGCGGCACTGCATCTGCCGGCGATCGCGCACGAGGCGGGCATCAAGTTCGACCTGTTCGACGTGGCGAAGATCTTCGAGAAGACGCCTTACATCGCCGACCTCAAGCCGGGCGGCAAATATGTCGCCAAGGACATGTTCGAGGCCGGCGGCATTCCGCTGTTGATGAAGACGCTGCTCGACCACGGCTATCTGCATGGCGATTGCCTGACCGTGACTGGCCGTACTTTGGCCGAAAACATGCAGCACGTTGCCTGGAATGAACATCAAGATGTGGTCCGCCCGGCCAACAAACCTATTACCCAAACCGGCGGTGTCGTGGGCTTGAAGGGAAACCTGGCTCCCGAAGGCGCGATCGTGAAGGTCGCGGGCATGGCGGAGCTGAAGTTCTCCGGCCCGGCGCGCTGCTTCGATTCGGAAGAGGAATGTTTCGAGGCGGTGACGCATCGCAACTACAGGGAAGGCGAGGTTCTCGTCATCCGTTACGAAGGGCCGCGCGGCGGTCCTGGCATGCGCGAGATGCTGTCGACGACAGCAGCGCTCTACGGCCAGGGCATGGGCGGCAAGGTGGCGCTGATCACCGACGGGCGCTTCTCGGGCGCGACGCGCGGTTTCTGCATCGGCCATGTCGGCCCCGAGGCAGCCGTGGGCGGTCCGATCGGGCTGCTCCGGGATGGCGATTTGATCTCGATCGACGCGGTGAACGGCACGATCGATGTGGCGTTGTCCGATAGCGAACTGGTGGAGAGGGCAAAGACCTGGAAGGCGCGCACGACCGACTATCAGTCGGGCGCGATATGGAAATATGCACAGACGGTAGGGCCGGCGCGTGATGGCGCGGTGACCCATCCGGGCGGTGCGAAAGAAACACACTGCTATGCGGATATCTGAGTTGTTGAGGTCGTCTGTCTTTTCGGCACTGGTCGTGATCGCCACTTTTGGCGCGACCTTTGGCGCCGTGGGCCAGGCCATGGCCTTCGACGACAAGGTGTTCGACGACAAGACCGGCGTGAAGCCGCAATCCAGCCCCTGGGCGGTGTTCCAGTTCGGTTTCTCCGCCTACAAGAACGGCCACAAGGAACAGGCCGCCGAGGCCTATAAATACGCCGCCGAGAACGGCCAGATCGGCGCCACCTGGAAGCTTGCCCGCATGTATGCCGAGGGCGATGGCGTGGCGCGCGACGACTATGAGGCGTTCAAGTTCTTTTCGGAGATCGTCGACCAGGATGTCGAGCCCGGCTCGCCCGAGGAAAGCTATGTCTCCGACGCGCTGGTGGCGCTTGGCGACTATCTGCGCACGGGCATTCCGGGCAGCCCGGTCACCGAGAACGAGGTGGCGGCCCAGGAATATTACATGCGCGCCGCCGCCAACTACCGCAATCCGAACGCGCAGTTCGAGATGGGGCAGATGTTCCTTAAGGGCGAGGGCGGCGTGAAGGCCAGCGTCAAGCAGGCCGGGCGCTGGTTCCAGCTTGCCGCCGAGAAGGGCCATGCCGGCGCTCAGGCGACGCTTGGCCACCTGTTGTTCCAGAGCGGCAAGATCGTTCGCGGCCTGGCGATGATGACGGCAGCGCTCGAACGCGCTTCGCCGGCCGATCAGCCCTGGATCCGCGGCATGCAGGAGGAGGCATTCGCCACCGCAGGCGAAGCCGACCGCCGCACCGCGATCTCGCTGGCTGATGACATCCTCACCAAGGGCAACAACGCGGACCAGTAGGGGCGTATAGCTGCTTGCCTGTTTAAGCGATGAACTCAATCTCGAAGCCCTGCGCCGCCCCCCCATCTGGCTGCCGCCATCTTCTCCCCGTAAACGGTGCCAAGGACGCTCTCGTCGCTGTTTTCGCCAATCACCGGTGTTGCAGAGACGGCGCGGCGTTGCGGCCAGATTCTTTCTCCCCGTTCTACGCCACGCTATGCACACATTTTCTGTGATTGGCATGACTGATCGGCCCGAGGCTTGATTGCCAGGTGGTTCCCCCAATCCGTCGCTGCTTCGCAGCGCCACCGTTCCCCCTCCGGAGGGAAAGGAAGGGAGCGTTTCTGGACGAGCGTTGACGGCAAAAAGCTTGGCGCCTTTCCTCTACCCCGTCGATCGGGGGAGAGGTGGCTCGGCGAAGCCGAGACGGAGTGGGGGTCGACCAGCGCGGCGCGGGCTTTGCAAGTTTGGCCCGTCCGAGGCGACGGCTGCGGAAAATCAATTCGCGGTCGGCTCCGTCGGCACCATGCTGGGCGCCGGCGTCGAGATCGGCGTGACGTGCAGGTGCGGCGCCATCGTGTTTGCGGGGCAGCTGTCCGCGACCTTCGTCCACGAGGTGTTGTTGAGCACCATGTCGCAGCGGGCCAGGTGGCTCTGGTCGGCAACCGTCAGGCAGGCGACCTGGCCAAGCTGGTAGGATTTTCCATTGGCCAGGCATTCCTGATCGGCAAGTGCCGCCGCAGGAGCGGCCATGGCAAATGCCAGGCCGATCGGACAAAGAGAAAATCGAATGGTCATGGGAACCCCAGCCGCCATGCTGGCCCGCAATGAACGGCGCGAAATGTGGCGATATGAGGGTTTAGCCGCTGTCAGGCCGGCTGCAGCGCTAGATCGATCGCCAAGGGCACGTGGTCGGAAGGTTTTTCCCAGGCGCGCACATGCTTTTCGATCGAGGCCGATGAGAACCGGTTGGCGGCTTCCGGCGACAAAAGCAGGTGGTCGATGCGGATGCCGTTGTTCTTCTGCCAGGCGCCGGCCTGATAGTCCCAGAACGTATAGGTGTCGGGCGCGTCGGTGACCGCGCGCACCGCCTCGGTGAAACCAAGGTTGAGCAGCCGCCGGAAGGCTTGCCGCGTCTGTGGCTGGAACAGTGCGTCGCCCAGCCAGTTCTCCGGAAAGCGCGCGTCGATC is part of the Mesorhizobium loti genome and encodes:
- a CDS encoding sel1 repeat family protein, which translates into the protein MRISELLRSSVFSALVVIATFGATFGAVGQAMAFDDKVFDDKTGVKPQSSPWAVFQFGFSAYKNGHKEQAAEAYKYAAENGQIGATWKLARMYAEGDGVARDDYEAFKFFSEIVDQDVEPGSPEESYVSDALVALGDYLRTGIPGSPVTENEVAAQEYYMRAAANYRNPNAQFEMGQMFLKGEGGVKASVKQAGRWFQLAAEKGHAGAQATLGHLLFQSGKIVRGLAMMTAALERASPADQPWIRGMQEEAFATAGEADRRTAISLADDILTKGNNADQ